One window of the Cryptomeria japonica chromosome 7, Sugi_1.0, whole genome shotgun sequence genome contains the following:
- the LOC131056158 gene encoding non-specific lipid transfer protein GPI-anchored 15-like gives MGFPQPFHSVVLTVVLIIAGSTNYGGVAAQSTGCATSMATLSPCVGYITSNVTTSPPPQSCCTALSSVVQTSAVCLCQLFITSNAFGIPINQTQALALPGACKISTPALTRCKVPNAPAPTSQSP, from the coding sequence ATGGGATTTCCTCAGCCATTCCATTCAGTAGTATTGACTGTGGTGTTAATAATAGCAGGATCTACAAATTATGGTGGTGTGGCAGCTCAGTCTACAGGATGTGCAACATCTATGGCAACACTTTCTCCTTGCGTAGGGTATATTACAAGCAATGTCACCACTTCACCTCCACCACAGAGCTGCTGCACTGCATTATCTTCAGTAGTGCAAACCAGCGCAGTCTGTCTGTGTCAGCTGTTCATCACCAGCAATGCTTTTGGCATCCCCATTAATCAAACACAGGCTCTCGCTCTTCCAGGAGCCTGCAAAATCAGCACTCCAGCTCTCACCCGTTGTAAAG